A genome region from Palaemon carinicauda isolate YSFRI2023 unplaced genomic scaffold, ASM3689809v2 scaffold113, whole genome shotgun sequence includes the following:
- the LOC137635318 gene encoding uncharacterized protein, with translation MTINGRQCPMPHFAPFHPLNIQGVHTEDSDTSEDSEAVANLNVLRENVRNFDREKFLQIPGAACKSFEITVNSRKTVVDNFNYHPLNFGRYTGDCAAEYTRVENLPQGVVEEEELEDLISRVESVLGGLKEKLKKMKSAKPACEHQGSLNSFNRSEENLTETLDESSGQENVQSNNGLQDSTMEVSEEMQEDTDRDVAGLTDVDEPEVVSRSAEKEEEMTFYTAKGSRSSSFMTAYK, from the coding sequence ATGACCATCAATGGTAGACAGTGTCCCATGCCtcattttgctccctttcatcccttgaacatacagggagtacatacagaagactctgataccagtgaggattctgaggctgttgcTAATTTAAATGTTTTAAGAGAGAATGTGAGAAACTTTGACAGAGAAAAGTTTTTGCAGATCCCTGGCGCTGCTTGCAAGTCGTTTGAAATAACGGTGAACTCAAGAAAAACGGTCGTGGATAATTTTAATTATCACCCACTCAACTTTGGTAGGTATACCGGGGATTGTGCTGCAGAGTATACCAGAGTAGAAAACCTTCCCCAAGGTGTTGTTGAGGAGGAAGAACTAGAGGATCTCATATCGAGAGTAGAATCTGTCCTGGGAGGTTTGAAAGAAAAGCTCAAGAAAATGAAGTCTGCAAAACCTGCTTGTGAACATCAGGGAAGCTTGAACTCTTTTAACAGGAGCGAAGAAAATCTTACAGAAACCTTGGATGAATCCTCAGGTCAGGAAAATGTACAGAGTAATAATGGATTGCAAGATTCCACCATGGAAGTAAGTGAAGAAATGCAGGAGGATACAGATCGAGACGTCGCTGGTCTTACCGATGTCGACGAACCAGAGGTCGTTTCGCGGAGTGCAGAGAAAGAAGAGGAGATGACTTTTTATACTGCTAAGGGTTCTAGAAGCAGTAGTTTTATGACTGCATATAAATAG